A genomic stretch from Clostridia bacterium includes:
- a CDS encoding nitroreductase family protein: MKAITAIKERRSIRKYQKKDIPKDVIEDIVDCARFAASARNEQPWEFIAIKEKRKLKDIANSTENGKFIEGANACIAVFCKNTAKYKVEDGCAATQNMLVAAKAHGISSCWVAGYQKPYSDRISDILNVPEEYTLISLVSLGYSNEQKTVNKRSLQEVLHWESF, from the coding sequence ATGAAGGCGATTACTGCAATAAAAGAGAGAAGAAGCATAAGAAAATATCAAAAAAAAGATATTCCAAAGGATGTTATTGAAGATATAGTAGATTGCGCTAGATTTGCTGCAAGTGCCAGAAACGAACAGCCTTGGGAATTCATAGCAATTAAAGAAAAACGCAAATTAAAAGATATAGCTAATTCGACTGAAAATGGGAAATTCATTGAAGGTGCTAATGCATGTATAGCAGTTTTTTGTAAGAATACTGCTAAATATAAGGTTGAAGACGGCTGTGCTGCGACACAGAATATGTTGGTAGCAGCAAAAGCCCATGGTATATCGTCTTGTTGGGTAGCAGGCTATCAGAAGCCATACAGTGATCGGATTTCAGATATTTTAAATGTACCTGAAGAATATACTTTAATTTCTCTTGTGTCTTTAGGATATTCTAATGAGCAGAAGACTGTCAATAAAAGGAGTCTTCAAGAAGTGTTACATTGGGAATCTTTTTAA
- a CDS encoding YkoF family thiamine/hydroxymethylpyrimidine-binding protein: MICAETSLYPLKTNDATSIIDNSIMTLKQSNIEYNVGSISTHIHGDEDEVWKGLKALFDEAQRGGEVNMVVTISNAVH; the protein is encoded by the coding sequence ATGATTTGTGCAGAAACATCTCTATATCCATTAAAGACAAACGACGCAACTTCGATAATAGATAATTCTATTATGACATTAAAGCAAAGTAATATAGAATATAATGTAGGTTCTATCAGTACACATATTCACGGAGATGAAGATGAAGTATGGAAAGGATTAAAAGCGCTATTTGATGAAGCCCAAAGGGGCGGAGAAGTAAATATGGTAGTTACAATATCCAATGCAGTACATTAA